TTGATGTGTGCGTGGCCGTTGACGGGTTCGCTCTCGGGGTCGTCGAGGTTCTCGGTGCGCAGCTCGTAGTCGTCGTGGCGGTAGTAGGCGTCGCTCGGCACGAGCCGTTCCATGAACAGCCGGAAGTCCTCGAGGAAGCACGTCTCGCGCTCGTTGATCTTGACCGCGCAGGTGGTGTGGGGCGTGTAGACGACGACCGTGCCCTCCTGCACCCCCGAGCCCTCGACCAGCTCGCGGGCGTGCTCGGTGACGTCCAGGACGTGGAACGCACGCTCCGTCTCGACGGCGATCGTCGCGCGAGCCAGGATGGGCGTGCGCTCGATCAGCTCGATCGAACCCTCCACGCGGATGTCGGTCGGCTCGGAACAGAACGCATCGGATGGAGCGTCGAGCTGCAGCAGCGCGTCGGAGTGGAGCGGACCCATGGAGCCTCCGTGGAGTCGGACGCGCGTGGTGGCCCCGGTCTCCGCATCACTCACGCGCCGATCGATGGGCAGATCATGCGTAGGGTACCCGACCGCGGTGGGCACCCTGGAGCTCCCCCAGGCCGGTGACGGACGGCGACACGGTCAGCCTCCCAGGATGCGGTCGGCCAGGAGCTGGTTGACGACCTGTGGGTTGGCTCGTCCGCGGGTCTCGCGCATCGCCTGACCGACGAGCGCCCCGATCGCCTTGGTGTTGCCCTCACGGATCGTGGCGGCCGTCTCCGGGTTATCCGCGATGATGCGTTCGATCAGTGCCTCGAGCGCAGCCTCGTCGGAGATCTGTTGCAGTCCCCGCTCCTCGACGATCCTGGTCGGTGCGGCTCCGGTCTCGAAGACCGCGTCGAGGACCTCCCGACCGAGCTTGTGGGACAGCGTGCCGTCGTCGACCAGACGGACGAGCTCGCCGATGTGGTGACCGGTCATGGGGGTGTCGGCCGGTTCGGCTCCGCGCTCGTTGAGCTGCGCGACGACCTCGCCGGTCAGCCAGTTGGCGGTCGTCCGCGGGTCAGCGTCGAGCCCCACGGCGGCGTCGTACCAGGCCAGCAGCCCGTAGGACACGATCGTGGCGGCCTGCGCGGCGTCGACCCCGGCCTCGACCAGCCGGCCGCGCGCGGTGGCGGGCAGCTCGGGGAGCGTGGCGCGGAGCTGCTCCACCCACGCCGCGCTCGAGACCACCTCGACCAGATCGGGATCGGGGAAGTAGCGGTAGTCGGTCACGGCCTCCTTCCGGCGCAACAGCTCCGTCAGGCCGCGTTCCTCGTCCCAGTGGCGGGTCTCCTGCACGATCTGGCCGGCGGATTCGAGGACGTGGATCTGGCGCTCCGCCTCGTAGGTCACCGCACGGACCAGCGACCGGATGGAGTTGAGGTTCTTGATCTCGCACCGCGTCCCGTAGGGGTCGCTGGTCCCGTCCGTGGCGATGCGGCGGACCGACACGTTGGCGTCGCACCGCAACGACCCCTCCTCCATCTTGGCGTCCGAGATGCCCAGCGTCCGAACGATCCCCTGCAGCTCCCGGACGAAGGCGCCCGCCTGCTCGGGGCTGCGGATGTCGGGCTTGGAGACGCACTCCAGCAGCGGGATGCCGCAGCGGTTGTAGTCGATCAGCGACTTGTCGGCGCCGTGGAGGCGTCCGCCGCCGCCGCGGTGCTCCATCTTCCCGGTGTCCTCCTCCATGTGGACGCGTTCGATGCCGATCCGGGCCGGCGCACCGTCGGTGTCGACGTCCAGCCACCCCTCGGAGCACAGCGGGATGTCGTACTGGCTGATCTGGTAGTTCTTGGCCAGGTCGGGGTAGAAGTAGTTCTTGCGGTGGAACCAGCAGGTCGGGGCGATCGCGCAGTTGAGCGCCAGTCCCAGCCGCGCGGCCGAGTCCACCGCTGCGGCGTTGGCCACCGGGAGCGCACCGGGCTGGCCGGTGCAAACCGGGCACACCCGGGTGTTGGGCGGGGCGCCGAAGTCCGTCGCGCAACCGCAGAACATCTTCGACGCGGTGCTCAGCTCGACGTGGACCTCGAGTCCGACCACCAACTCCCAGCCGTCGGTCACGCCGCCACCTCCCCGGGGACCGCGACGGCGTTGGCGCCACGGGGGATCGGGTCGAAGCCGGTGGCCTGCTCGAAGGCCCACGCCACCCGCAGCGCCACATCCTCACGGAGCGCCGGCGCCATGATCTGCAAGCCGACCGGC
This window of the Actinomycetota bacterium genome carries:
- a CDS encoding secondary thiamine-phosphate synthase enzyme YjbQ produces the protein MGPLHSDALLQLDAPSDAFCSEPTDIRVEGSIELIERTPILARATIAVETERAFHVLDVTEHARELVEGSGVQEGTVVVYTPHTTCAVKINERETCFLEDFRLFMERLVPSDAYYRHDDYELRTENLDDPESEPVNGHAHIKSMLVGSASEHIPVVNGELAMGRWQRIMFIELDQARPRRVVLQVQGWR
- the gatB gene encoding Asp-tRNA(Asn)/Glu-tRNA(Gln) amidotransferase subunit GatB is translated as MFCGCATDFGAPPNTRVCPVCTGQPGALPVANAAAVDSAARLGLALNCAIAPTCWFHRKNYFYPDLAKNYQISQYDIPLCSEGWLDVDTDGAPARIGIERVHMEEDTGKMEHRGGGGRLHGADKSLIDYNRCGIPLLECVSKPDIRSPEQAGAFVRELQGIVRTLGISDAKMEEGSLRCDANVSVRRIATDGTSDPYGTRCEIKNLNSIRSLVRAVTYEAERQIHVLESAGQIVQETRHWDEERGLTELLRRKEAVTDYRYFPDPDLVEVVSSAAWVEQLRATLPELPATARGRLVEAGVDAAQAATIVSYGLLAWYDAAVGLDADPRTTANWLTGEVVAQLNERGAEPADTPMTGHHIGELVRLVDDGTLSHKLGREVLDAVFETGAAPTRIVEERGLQQISDEAALEALIERIIADNPETAATIREGNTKAIGALVGQAMRETRGRANPQVVNQLLADRILGG